The following coding sequences are from one Leptospira stimsonii window:
- a CDS encoding tetratricopeptide repeat protein, with protein MFFFNVPMFKKMGRILPDRAPRKLLSTWFFFVLCTGYSTLHGNSTFSYGELLRQAKEELGRLRYDEALQKLEIADSLGTKRTAPYYEIEGRAWIGKGDLTTALESFEKSIQIEPDNQDLLREMVAGYEELKKPDKAFLFTRLSLTQRPELPEYRYKALILSSRLGNLNYYKETLLWIQKNNPYKEDRDAIDAEVNTSFEAGKIDETISKCRKYLLYFPENSLLHRILLLSLKKKNSPLLEQALLDRAAIFRNEPIYSYESGLEFLQNKRYNDALAMSRRAFYLSLKKEGRAGKEILYPLHRIYRQRGSVSDIQAIEILQEIVESNRTLDEEFLDAKLKQTGFNRELLLFALFYIQKNETSTSKQRREEWKSVFGNIRKQKEEDDISLIISPFSFDLEESEMLSR; from the coding sequence TTGTTTTTTTTCAATGTTCCGATGTTTAAAAAGATGGGAAGAATTCTACCTGACAGAGCGCCTAGGAAACTGCTATCCACTTGGTTCTTTTTTGTACTTTGCACAGGTTATTCAACGCTCCATGGGAATTCAACCTTTTCTTACGGAGAGTTGCTCCGCCAGGCAAAGGAAGAATTGGGACGACTCCGTTACGACGAAGCGCTCCAGAAATTGGAGATCGCAGACTCCTTAGGAACCAAGAGAACCGCGCCCTACTATGAAATCGAAGGAAGAGCTTGGATCGGAAAGGGAGACCTAACGACCGCTCTGGAGAGTTTTGAAAAGAGCATTCAGATCGAACCGGACAATCAAGACCTCTTAAGAGAAATGGTCGCAGGATACGAAGAATTAAAGAAGCCGGACAAAGCCTTTCTTTTTACAAGACTCAGCCTCACACAAAGACCGGAACTACCGGAGTATCGTTACAAAGCGCTCATTCTAAGTTCGAGACTCGGAAATTTAAATTATTACAAAGAGACACTTCTCTGGATCCAAAAAAACAATCCTTACAAAGAAGACCGAGACGCAATCGACGCGGAAGTCAATACTTCGTTCGAAGCCGGTAAAATCGACGAAACGATCTCAAAATGCAGAAAATATCTTCTTTACTTTCCGGAGAATTCCCTTCTCCACCGAATTCTTCTCTTGTCCTTAAAAAAGAAAAACTCTCCACTTTTGGAACAAGCCCTCTTGGACCGAGCCGCGATCTTTCGAAACGAACCGATCTATTCTTACGAATCAGGCCTCGAATTCTTACAGAACAAAAGATATAACGATGCTTTGGCGATGTCCCGGAGAGCCTTTTATCTGAGCCTTAAAAAAGAAGGAAGAGCGGGAAAGGAAATCCTTTACCCTTTGCATAGAATTTACAGACAAAGAGGAAGTGTTTCCGATATTCAGGCGATCGAAATTCTTCAAGAAATCGTGGAATCCAACCGAACTCTCGATGAAGAATTTTTGGACGCAAAACTCAAACAAACCGGATTCAACCGAGAACTCCTTTTATTCGCACTTTTTTATATTCAAAAAAACGAAACTTCCACCTCCAAGCAAAGGAGAGAAGAATGGAAAAGCGTTTTCGGGAACATTCGAAAACAAAAAGAAGAAGACGATATCTCCCTGATCATCTCCCCTTTTTCTTTTGATTTGGAAGAATCGGAAATGCTCTCTCGATAA